The Henckelia pumila isolate YLH828 chromosome 2, ASM3356847v2, whole genome shotgun sequence genome includes a window with the following:
- the LOC140877959 gene encoding LOW QUALITY PROTEIN: tyrosine--tRNA ligase, chloroplastic/mitochondrial-like (The sequence of the model RefSeq protein was modified relative to this genomic sequence to represent the inferred CDS: deleted 2 bases in 1 codon), whose translation FAPNIKLLGIIVLSWFLRCGHSAVALIGGATDRVGDPSRKSLERPDLDPAAVDRNVSAISATIQGIIERYSSSSSSFTMLNNYDWWKDVKLLDFLRNVGRFARVGTMISKDSVRKRLESDKGMSYTEFTYQLLRGYDFLHLFHHHGVNVQIGGSDQWGNITAGTDLIRRILQAEEGAYGITFPLLLKSDGTKFGKSEDGAIWLSPSLMSPYQFYQYLFSVSDADVVRFLKILTFLRMYKISQIENSMQGPGYVPNTAQRRLAEEVTLFVHGQEGLDEALKATQALRPGAKTELDWKTISEDVPSCSLRQDQVLNLSLVDLSVCTGLLESKSAARRLLQQGGLYLNNIRVDSDAKKIELDDIVDGKVILLSAGKKNKMIVTIT comes from the exons TTTGCACCAAATATAAAACTACTCGGTATCATCGTTCTCTCATGGTTCCTCCGCTGTGGCCACTCGGCGGTTGCTCTCATCGGCGGAGCCACCGATCGCGTCGGTGACCCCTCGAGGAAGTCACTCGAGAGGCCCGACCTCGATCCTGCTGCAGTGGATAGGAAT GTATCTGCAATTTCAGCCACCATTCAGGGCATTATTGAACGTTActcgtcttcttcttcttctttcaccATGTTGAACAATTACGACTGGTGGAAGGATGTAAAGCTGCTGGATTTCTTGAGGAATGTGGGAAGATTCGCCAGGGTGGGCACCATGATTTCTAAGGACAGCGTTCGCAAGAGGCTTGAATCGGACAAGGGCATGAGCTATACTGAGTTCACATACCAGCTGCTTCGGGGCTATGATTTTCTCCATCTTTTCCACCACCACGGGGTCAATGTTCAGATCGGAGGCAGCGACCAATGGGGCAACATCACTGCTGGCACCGATCTCATTCGAAGAATTCTTCAAGCAGAAGAAGGAGCCTATGGGATTACCTTCCCTCTTCTCCTCAAGAGTGACGGTACCAAGTTTGGCAAATCCGAGGACGGTGCCATTTGGCTCTCTCCCTCCCTCATGTCACCTTACCAGTTTTACCAGTACTTGTTCTCTGTTTCAGATGCTGATGTTGTCAGATTTCTCAAAATCCTTACTTTCCTCCGTATGTATAAGATCTCGCAGATTGAAAACTCAATGCAGGGACCGGGCTATGTCCCAAATACTGCTCAGCGTAGGCTTGCGGAGGAAGTTACCCTTTTTGTCCATGGCCAAGAGGGACTCGACGAGGCGCTAAAAGCTACCCAGGCATTGAGGCCGGGTGCCAAAACGGAACTGGATTGGAAGACAATCTCGGAGGATGTTCCATCATGTTCTTTGCGCCAAGACCAGGTCTTAAACCTGTCTCTTGTTGATCTCTCTGTCTGTACTGGTTTGCTGGAGAGTAAATCAGCAGCCCGCCGGCTGCTCCAGCAAGGGGGACTTTATTTGAACAACATCAGAGTTGATAGTGATGCCAAGAAAATTGAGCTTGATGACATTGTGGATGGAAAAGTTATCCTTTTATCTGCCGGGAAGAAGAATAAAATGATTGTGACGATAACCTGA